From Sus scrofa isolate TJ Tabasco breed Duroc chromosome 18, Sscrofa11.1, whole genome shotgun sequence, a single genomic window includes:
- the LRRC4 gene encoding leucine-rich repeat-containing protein 4, with product MKLLWQVTVHHTWNAVLLPVVYLAAQVWILCAAIAAAASAGPQNCPSVCSCSNQFSKVVCTRRGLSEVPQGIPSNTRYLNLMENNIQMIQADTFRHLHHLEVLQLGRNSIRQIEVGAFNGLASLNTLELFDNWLTVIPSGAFEYLSKLRELWLRNNPIESIPSYAFNRVPSLMRLDLGELKKLEYISEGAFEGLFNLKYLNLGMCNIKDMPNLTPLVGLEELEMSGNHFPEIRPGSFHGLSSLKKLWVMNSQVSLIERNAFDGLASLVELNLAHNNLSSLPHDLFTPLRYLVELHLHHNPWNCDCDILWLAWWLREYIPTNSTCCGRCHAPLHMRGRYLVEVDQASFQCSAPFIMDAPRDLNISEGRMAELKCRTPPMSSVKWLLPNGTVLSHASRHPRISVLNDGTLNFSHVLLSDTGVYTCMVTNVAGNSNASAYLNVSTAELNTSNYSFFTTVTVETTEISPEDTTRKYKPVPTTSTGYQPAYTTSTTVLIQTTRVPKQVAVTATDTNDKMQTSLDEVMKTTKIIIGCFVAVTLLAAAMLIVFYKLRKRHQQRSTVAAARTVEIIQVDEDLPAAAAAAAAAAASAAATAAPAGVSGEGAVVLPTIHDHINYNTYKPAHGAHWTENSLGNSLHPTVTTISEPYIIQTHTKDKVQETQI from the coding sequence ATGAAGCTCTTGTGGCAGGTAACTGTGCACCACACCTGGAATGCCGTCCTGCTCCCCGTCGTCTACCTCGCGGCGCAAGTGTGGATCCTGTGCGCAGCCATCGCTGCTGCCGCCTCCGCCGGGCCCCAGAACTGCCCGTCGGTCTGCTCGTGCAGTAACCAGTTCAGCAAGGTGGTGTGCACCCGCCGGGGCCTCTCCGAGGTCCCGCAGGGTATTCCTTCCAACACCCGGTACCTCAACCTCATGGAAAACAACATCCAGATGATCCAGGCCGACACCTTCCGCCACCTCCACCACCTGGAGGTCCTGCAGCTGGGCAGGAACTCCATCCGGCAGATCGAGGTGGGGGCCTTCAACGGCCTGGCCAGCCTCAACACCCTGGAGCTGTTTGACAACTGGCTGACAGTCATCCCCAGCGGGGCCTTCGAATACCTGTCCAAGCTGCGGGAGCTCTGGCTTCGCAACAACCCCATAGAAAGCATCCCCTCTTACGCCTTCAACCGCGTGCCCTCCCTCATGCGCCTGGACTTGGGGGAGCTCAAGAAGCTGGAGTACATCTCTGAGGGGGCTTTTGAGGGACTGTTCAACCTCAAGTACCTGAACCTGGGCATGTGCAACATTAAAGACATGCCCAATCTCACCCCcctggtggggctggaggagctggAGATGTCAGGGAACCACTTCCCTGAGATCAGGCCTGGCTCCTTCCATGGCCTAAGCTCCCTCAAGAAGCTCTGGGTCATGAACTCACAGGTCAGCTTGATTGAGCGGAACGCTTTTGATGGGCTGGCCTCGCTGGTGGAACTCAACCTGGCCCACAATAACCTCTCTTCTCTGCCCCATGACCTCTTCACCCCCCTGAGGTACCTGGTGGAGTTGCACCTGCACCACAATCCTTGGAACTGTGATTGTGACATCCTGTGGCTAGCCTGGTGGCTCCGGGAGTACATACCCACCAATTCCACCTGCTGTGGCCGCTGTCACGCTCCCTTGCACATGCGAGGCCGCTACCTGGTAGAGGTGGACCAGGCCTCCTTCCAGTGCTCCGCCCCCTTCATCATGGATGCTCCCCGGGACCTCAACATCTCCGAGGGGCGGATGGCGGAACTTAAGTGTCGGACTCCCCCCATGTCCTCCGTGAAGTGGCTGCTGCCCAATGGGACAGTGCTCAGCCACGCCTCCCGCCACCCGCGGATCTCCGTCCTCAACGATGGCACCTTGAACTTTTCCCACGTGCTGCTCTCAGACACCGGGGTGTACACATGCATGGTGACCAACGTGGCGGGCAACTCCAATGCCTCGGCCTACCTCAACGTGAGCACGGCCGAGCTCAACACCTCCAACTACAGCTTCTTCACCACCGTCACAGTGGAGACCACCGAGATCTCGCCCGAGGACACGACGCGCAAGTACAAGCCTGTTCCTACGACGTCCACGGGTTACCAGCCGGCATACACCACCTCTACCACGGTGCTCATTCAGACCACCCGTGTGCCCAAGCAGGTGGCAGTGACCGCGACGGACACCAATGATAAGATGCAGACCAGCCTGGATGAAGTCATGAAGACCACCAAGATCATCATTGGCTGCTTCGTGGCGGTGACCCTGCTGGCTGCTGCCATGCTGATCGTCTTCTACAAACTTCGCAAGCGGCACCAGCAGAGGAGTACAGTCGCAGCCGCCCGGACAGTTGAGATCATCCAGGTGGATGAAGACctcccggcggcggcggcggcggcggcggcggcggcggcatcTGCGGCAGCAACAGCAGCTCCAGCCGGTGTATCAGGTGAGGGGGCAGTCGTGCTGCCCACAATTCATGACCATATTAACTACAACACCTACAAACCAGCACACGGGGCCCACTGGACAGAAAACAGCCTGGGGAACTCTCTGCACCCCACAGTCACCACTATCTCTGAACCTTATATAATTCAGACCCATACCAAGGACAAGGTACAGGAAACTCAAATatga